The following are encoded together in the Actinobacillus lignieresii genome:
- the dapF gene encoding diaminopimelate epimerase: MQFSKMHGLGNDFMVIDGVTQNVYLTEEVIRKLADRHRGVGFDQLLLVEPPYDPELDFHYRIFNADGSEVAQCGNGARCFARFVTLKGLTNKQDIHVSTAKGKMVLTLKDEEKVRVNMGEPIWEPAQVPFTANKFEKNYILRTDLQTVLCGVVSMGNPHCVLQVEDINLAPVNELGPLLENHERFPERANIGFMQVVNRNHIKLRVFERGAGETQACGSGACGAVAVGIMQGVLDNNVQVDLPGGSLQIEWEGVGHPLYMTGDATHIYDGFIKL, from the coding sequence ATGCAATTTTCAAAAATGCACGGACTTGGCAATGATTTTATGGTGATTGACGGTGTTACTCAGAACGTCTATTTAACCGAAGAGGTGATTCGTAAACTCGCTGATCGTCATCGTGGCGTCGGTTTTGATCAGCTGTTATTGGTTGAGCCGCCTTATGATCCGGAGCTTGATTTCCATTATCGTATCTTTAATGCGGACGGTAGCGAAGTGGCGCAATGCGGTAACGGCGCACGTTGCTTTGCTCGCTTTGTTACGCTTAAAGGTTTAACCAATAAGCAAGATATTCACGTGAGTACCGCGAAAGGTAAAATGGTATTAACTTTAAAAGATGAAGAAAAAGTTCGCGTGAATATGGGCGAGCCGATTTGGGAGCCGGCACAGGTTCCGTTTACGGCAAATAAATTTGAAAAAAACTATATTTTAAGAACCGATTTGCAAACGGTGTTATGCGGCGTGGTTTCCATGGGTAATCCGCATTGCGTGTTGCAAGTTGAAGATATTAATCTTGCGCCGGTAAATGAACTCGGGCCTTTATTAGAGAATCACGAACGATTCCCCGAGCGTGCAAATATCGGTTTTATGCAAGTGGTGAATCGCAATCATATTAAATTACGTGTCTTTGAACGTGGTGCGGGTGAAACGCAGGCGTGCGGTAGCGGTGCGTGCGGTGCGGTGGCGGTAGGCATTATGCAAGGCGTATTAGACAACAATGTACAGGTAGATTTGCCCGGCGGTTCGCTCCAAATTGAGTGGGAGGGTGTTGGGCATCCGTTATATATGACCGGCGATGCGACTCATATTTATGACGGGTTTATTAAACTTTAA